Proteins from a genomic interval of Beijerinckia indica subsp. indica ATCC 9039:
- a CDS encoding enoyl-CoA hydratase-related protein has translation MDRIQDFNHIIAERQGAIALITFNRPKVLNALCTALIAELETALALIEADDSLSVIVVTGNEKAFAAGADITEMANSLFTDVFAADIGGPRWQRLANFRKPAIAAVAGYALGGGCEIALMCDIILAADNAKFGQPEITIGTIPGWGGSQRLTRAIGKYKAMDLILTGRQINAEEAERAGMVSRIVPLADLVPEALKLAEKIASLSAPIAMLAREAVDSALETTLSEGLKAERRLFHASFATQDQKEGMAAFLEKRPPAFQNK, from the coding sequence ATGGACCGCATACAAGACTTTAACCATATCATCGCCGAGCGTCAGGGTGCTATCGCCCTCATCACTTTCAACCGGCCAAAGGTGCTGAACGCCCTGTGTACTGCCTTGATCGCCGAACTGGAAACGGCGCTTGCATTGATCGAAGCCGACGATAGCCTGAGTGTCATCGTCGTGACTGGCAACGAGAAAGCCTTTGCCGCGGGCGCCGATATCACGGAGATGGCCAACAGCCTCTTTACCGATGTCTTCGCCGCCGATATCGGTGGTCCGCGCTGGCAGCGCCTCGCCAATTTCCGTAAGCCAGCCATTGCCGCGGTCGCGGGTTACGCTTTGGGGGGCGGCTGCGAGATCGCCCTCATGTGCGATATCATTCTGGCCGCCGATAATGCCAAATTTGGTCAACCGGAAATTACCATTGGGACAATTCCAGGTTGGGGCGGCTCCCAACGTCTGACCCGGGCCATTGGCAAATACAAAGCGATGGATTTGATTTTAACCGGCCGCCAGATCAATGCGGAAGAAGCGGAACGGGCGGGCATGGTCAGCCGTATCGTGCCGCTGGCAGACCTCGTCCCCGAGGCGCTGAAACTCGCCGAAAAAATCGCGAGTCTTTCCGCACCCATCGCCATGTTGGCGCGAGAAGCCGTTGATTCCGCGCTCGAAACGACTCTTTCCGAAGGGTTGAAGGCCGAACGCCGCCTGTTCCATGCGAGCTTTGCGACGCAGGACCAGAAGGAAGGTATGGCTGCATTCCTCGAAAAGCGGCCTCCGGCTTTCCAGAATAAATAA
- a CDS encoding propionyl-CoA synthetase codes for MNANDLDNNPINMIYRASLDDPEGFWSAAAAALEWQKPYDRALDSRNPPFYRWFPGGQLNICYNALDRHVAAGHGDRTALIHDSPVTGTVRNFTYAELTEAVAHFAGALAHLGVAHGDRVVIYMPMVPEAVITMLACARIGAVHSVVFGGFAANELAKRIDDAKPKVIVSASCGIDGSKLIPYKTLLDAAIEISSAPPTHCIILQRPMLAAPLTPHRDVDWHDVLAKSIAVPCASTLATDPLYILYSSGTTGAPKGVVRDHGGYAVALHWSMSNIYAIAPGEVFWAASDIGWAVGHSYTVYGPLLQGCTTLLYEGKPVGTPNAGAFWRVIRQHAVNVLFTAPTTFRAIRQQDPDATFLKEAPLGDFRTLFLAGERCDPSTLAWAQAQLNVPVIDHWWQTETGWPIAANCLGISQMPVKPGSVGRAVPGWQIDVLDFDQNPVPPGTIGNLVIKLPLPPGSLTTLWNADQRFVESYMVDFPGYYQTGDAGFIDEDGYIYVMARTDDVINVAAHRLSTGAMEEVVAEHPAVAECAVIGVADELRGQIPVGLIVLKANYTDDCTLIEGEIIELVRNRIGAVASFKHVLVVAGLPKTRSGKILRRSLRAIAEGQEIAIPATIDDPAVLDEIALAMRIAGLSPSARSVV; via the coding sequence ATGAATGCGAATGATCTGGATAACAATCCCATCAATATGATCTATCGTGCCTCCCTCGATGATCCAGAGGGATTTTGGAGCGCCGCGGCGGCCGCGCTCGAATGGCAAAAACCCTATGACCGCGCACTCGATAGCCGCAATCCGCCATTTTACCGTTGGTTTCCAGGGGGACAGCTGAATATTTGTTACAACGCGCTCGATCGGCATGTCGCTGCGGGGCATGGCGATCGCACCGCCCTGATCCATGACAGTCCCGTCACCGGCACGGTCCGCAATTTTACCTATGCCGAGCTGACCGAAGCCGTGGCCCATTTTGCTGGCGCTCTGGCGCATTTGGGCGTGGCCCATGGTGATCGTGTGGTCATCTATATGCCCATGGTGCCAGAAGCCGTCATCACTATGCTTGCCTGTGCGAGGATTGGCGCGGTTCATTCGGTTGTATTTGGCGGTTTCGCGGCCAATGAACTCGCCAAACGCATCGATGACGCCAAACCCAAAGTGATCGTTTCCGCCTCATGCGGCATCGATGGTAGCAAGTTGATACCCTACAAGACCCTGCTTGACGCGGCGATCGAAATCTCCTCCGCGCCGCCCACACATTGTATCATCCTTCAGCGTCCGATGCTGGCGGCCCCTCTCACACCCCACCGTGATGTCGATTGGCACGATGTGCTTGCGAAAAGCATAGCCGTTCCTTGCGCGTCAACGCTTGCAACCGACCCCCTGTATATTCTCTACAGTTCGGGAACCACCGGCGCGCCGAAGGGCGTTGTGCGCGATCATGGCGGTTATGCCGTCGCCCTGCACTGGAGCATGTCGAATATTTACGCGATCGCGCCTGGCGAGGTCTTTTGGGCCGCCTCCGATATCGGCTGGGCGGTGGGTCATTCCTACACGGTCTATGGGCCACTCTTGCAAGGCTGCACCACCCTACTCTACGAGGGCAAGCCGGTCGGCACACCGAATGCCGGAGCATTTTGGCGGGTTATCCGACAACATGCAGTGAACGTTTTGTTTACGGCGCCAACCACTTTCCGCGCGATCCGCCAGCAAGATCCGGATGCGACCTTTCTCAAGGAGGCGCCACTGGGTGATTTCCGAACATTATTCCTGGCTGGTGAGCGTTGCGATCCTTCGACACTCGCCTGGGCGCAAGCCCAGTTGAATGTGCCAGTGATCGATCATTGGTGGCAGACCGAGACAGGCTGGCCGATTGCCGCCAATTGCCTTGGCATAAGCCAGATGCCCGTGAAGCCAGGCTCTGTCGGTCGCGCAGTGCCCGGTTGGCAGATCGACGTTCTGGATTTCGACCAAAACCCGGTACCGCCCGGCACGATCGGCAATCTCGTGATCAAACTTCCACTACCGCCCGGCTCCCTGACAACCTTATGGAACGCGGATCAACGGTTCGTTGAATCCTATATGGTGGATTTTCCCGGCTATTATCAGACCGGAGATGCCGGATTCATTGATGAAGACGGCTATATTTACGTGATGGCACGGACAGATGACGTCATCAATGTCGCAGCACACCGCCTCTCCACCGGAGCCATGGAAGAAGTCGTGGCTGAACATCCGGCCGTCGCTGAATGTGCGGTCATCGGTGTCGCCGATGAGTTGCGAGGCCAAATTCCCGTCGGTCTCATCGTACTCAAAGCCAATTACACTGACGATTGCACACTCATTGAAGGAGAAATCATCGAACTCGTACGCAACCGGATCGGCGCCGTGGCGAGTTTCAAACATGTACTAGTCGTTGCCGGTTTGCCAAAAACCCGCTCAGGCAAGATTTTGCGGAGATCATTGCGCGCCATTGCCGAAGGTCAGGAGATTGCGATTCCCGCGACCATCGACGATCCCGCCGTTCTCGATGAAATCGCTCTGGCCATGCGTATCGCCGGATTGTCTCCCAGCGCGAGAAGCGTCGTTTGA